A genomic region of Alligator mississippiensis isolate rAllMis1 chromosome 4, rAllMis1, whole genome shotgun sequence contains the following coding sequences:
- the LRRC4 gene encoding leucine-rich repeat-containing protein 4: MKLLWQVTVHHACNAALRSAVYLMVQAWVLCAAAASAGPQNCPSVCSCSNQFSKVVCTRRGLAEVPQGIPSNTRYLNLMENNIQMIQADTFRHLHHLEVLQLGRNAIRQIEVGAFNGLASLNTLELFDNWLTVIPSGAFEYLSKLRELWLRNNPIESIPSYAFNRVPSLMRLDLGELKKLEYISEGAFEGLYNLKYLNLGMCNIKDMPNLTPLVGLEELEMSGNNFPQIKPGSFHGLKSLKKLWIMNSQISLIERNAFDDLTALVELNLAHNNLTSLPHDLFAPLRYLVELHLHHNPWSCDCDILWLSWWLREYIPTNSTCCGRCHAPMHMRGRFLVEVDQTSFQCSAPFIMDAPMDLNISEGRVAELKCRTPSMSSVRWLLPNGTVLSHASNHPRISVLNDGTLNFSHVLLTDTGVYTCMVTNVAGNSNASAYLNVSTAELNTSNYSFFTTVTVETTEISPEDMSPKFTKPVPTTSTGYQPAYTTTTTVLIQTTRMPKQVAVPTSDTNDKMQTSLDEVMKTTKIIIGCFVAVTLLAAAMLIVFYKLRKRHQQRSTVTAARTVEIIQVDEDIPAAAATAAPTGGVSGEGAVVLPTIHDHINYNTYKPAHGAHWTENSLGNSLQPPVTTISEPYIIQTHTKEKVQETQI; this comes from the coding sequence ATGAAGCTCTTGTGGCAGGTAACTGTGCACCACGCCTGCAACGCTGCCCTGCGCTCCGCCGTCTACCTCATGGTGCAAGCGTGGGTTCTGTGTGCAGCCGCCGCCTCGGCCGGACCCCAGAACTGCCCGTCCGTCTGCTCCTGCAGTAACCAGTTCAGCAAGGTGGTGTGCACCCGCCGCGGCCTGGCCGAGGTGCCCCAGGGCATCCCGTCCAACACGCGCTACCTGAACCTCATGGAGAACAACATCCAGATGATCCAAGCCGACACGTTCCGGCACCTGCACCATTTggaggtgctgcagctgggcaggaacgCCATCCGGCAGATCGAGGTGGGGGCGTTCAACGGCCTGGCCAGCCTCAACACCTTGGAGCTGTTCGACAACTGGCTGACCGTCATCCCCAGCGGGGCCTTCGAGTACCTGTCCAAGCTGCGGGAGCTGTGGCTGCGCAACAACCCCATCGAGAGCATCCCGTCCTACGCCTTCAACCGGGTCCCGTCGCTGATGCGCCTGGACCTGGGCGAGCTCAAGAAGCTGGAGTACATTTCGGAGGGGGCTTTCGAGGGATTGTACAACCTCAAGTACCTGAACCTTGGGATGTGTAACATTAAGGACATGCCCAACCTCACGcccctggtggggctggaggagctggagatgTCGGGGAATAACTTCCCCCAGATCAAGCCGGGGTCTTTCCACGGGTTGAAGTCGCTCAAAAAGCTGTGGATTATGAACTCCCAGATCAGCCTGATCGAGCGCAACGCCTTCGACGACCTCACGGCCCTGGTGGAGCTCAACCTGGCCCACAACAACCTGACCTCGCTGCCGCACGACCTCTTTGCCCCCCTCCGGTACTTGGTGGAGTTGCATTTGCATCACAACCCCTGGAGCTGCGACTGCGACATCCTGTGGCTGTCCTGGTGGCTGCGGGAGTACATCCCCACCAACTCCACCTGCTGCGGGCGCTGCCATGCGCCCATGCACATGCGGGGCCGCTTCCTGGTGGAGGTGGACCAGACCTCGTTCCAGTGCTCGGCGCCCTTCATCATGGACGCCCCGATGGACCTCAACATCTCCGAGGGGCGGGTGGCCGAGCTCAAGTGCCGCACGCCGTCCATGTCCTCCGTGCGGTGGCTGCTGCCCAACGGGACCGTCTTGAGCCACGCGTCCAACCACCCGCGCATCTCCGTCCTCAACGACGGGACCTTGAACTTCTCGCACGTGTTGCTCACGGACACGGGGGTCTACACGTGCATGGTGACAAACGTGGCGGGCAACTCCAACGCCTCGGCCTACCTCAACGTGAGCACGGCCGAGCTCAACACGTCCAACTACAGCTTCTTCACCACCGTCACGGTGGAGACCACGGAGATCTCGCCCGAGGACATGTCCCCCAAGTTCACCAAGCCGGTGCCGACGACGTCCACCGGGTACCAGCCGGCgtacaccaccaccaccaccgtgcTCATCCAGACCACGCGGATGCCCAAGCAGGTGGCGGTGCCCACCTCGGACACCAACGACAAGATGCAGACCAGCCTGGACGAGGTGATGAAGACCACCAAGATCATCATCGGCTGCTTCGTGGCCGTGACCCTCTTGGCGGCTGCCATGTTGATTGTCTTTTACAAACTCCGCAAGAGGCACCAGCAGCGCAGCACCGTGACGGCTGCCAGGACCGTGGAGATCATTCAGGTGGACGAGGACATACCCGCGGCGGCGGCAACGGCGGCTCCGACCGGCGGCGTATCAGGTGAGGGGGCCGTTGTGTTGCCCACCATTCATGACCATATTAACTATAATACCTACAAACCCGCACACGGGGCCCACTGGACAGAAAACAGCCTGGGGAATTCTCTCCAGCCCCCGGTCACCACTATCTCTGAACCTTATATAATACAGACCCACACCAAGGAGAAAGTGCAGGAAACTCAAATATGA